The Methanoregula sp. UBA64 genomic interval CGATCCGGACGTCGATGTCGCAAAATACACCATCGAGTTCCAGTTCTCCGACCCCGTACTGCTCGTGACCACCAAGAGCGCAAAGAAAAACCCCTTAACCCTCGTCAAGAAGGCCTGCAAGAAGATCTCCGGCAACTGCGATACCCTGCTCACGGGCCTTGCAAAACAGAAATAATACTCCCGGAGATACGCATACTTTTTTCCCGCACAGAGTGCGGGTTTCCCTTACATAGTTCCTTTAAAAA includes:
- a CDS encoding DNA-directed RNA polymerase subunit L, encoding MIVKVLELEKDKARLVIQGEGHTFMNTLVEELLADPDVDVAKYTIEFQFSDPVLLVTTKSAKKNPLTLVKKACKKISGNCDTLLTGLAKQK